One Terriglobia bacterium DNA segment encodes these proteins:
- a CDS encoding nucleotide sugar dehydrogenase has product MQPSAARLSLSDELLTRIQTRTARVGIIGLGYIGLPLVLLFSGEKFPVTGFDIDENKIKVLGEGGSYIYRIPAEQVKEARQRGFSATSDYSHLKEMDAIIICVPTPLDAYREPDLSFIRATGEAIAPHLRAGQLVILESTTYPGTTEEVLIPILEKKSPSGLKVSSHAPGSDNVFFVAFSPERENPGSDFDRKEIPKVVGGTTPRATELAAAMYSAIFRRTVPVSSPKTAEMTKLLENIYRCVNIALVNELKLLCMRMGIDIWEVIEAASTKPFGFQPFYPGPGLGGHCIPVDPFYLSWKAKEFDFQTKFIELAGEVNTYMPYHVVEAVSRALNQHRRSLNGARVLILGVAYKKDVDDLRESPALVIIEELKKAGAEVSYNDPYFPKVGRGRRYNLQMTCAPLEKLDQYDCVIIITNHSTYDFKRIVAESRLVVDTRNATKGIDSPKIVRC; this is encoded by the coding sequence ATGCAACCTTCGGCCGCGCGGCTCTCCTTGTCTGATGAACTTCTTACCCGCATCCAAACCCGCACCGCCAGAGTGGGGATCATCGGCCTGGGGTACATAGGTCTGCCCCTGGTGCTGCTGTTCAGTGGAGAGAAATTTCCAGTCACCGGCTTCGACATCGACGAGAACAAAATCAAGGTGTTGGGCGAGGGCGGCTCGTACATCTATCGCATCCCCGCCGAGCAGGTGAAAGAGGCGCGGCAGCGCGGTTTCTCGGCTACCTCCGACTACTCCCACCTGAAGGAGATGGACGCCATCATCATCTGCGTCCCCACGCCGCTGGATGCGTACCGGGAGCCGGACTTGAGCTTCATCCGGGCGACGGGCGAAGCCATCGCGCCCCACTTGCGGGCCGGGCAGCTGGTCATTCTCGAGAGCACGACCTATCCGGGCACGACCGAAGAGGTGCTGATCCCGATCTTGGAGAAAAAGAGCCCGTCGGGCCTGAAGGTCTCGAGCCATGCGCCGGGTTCGGACAACGTGTTCTTCGTTGCCTTCTCGCCGGAGCGCGAGAATCCTGGCAGCGACTTCGACCGCAAGGAAATTCCCAAGGTGGTGGGCGGGACCACACCGCGTGCGACCGAACTGGCGGCGGCCATGTACTCCGCCATCTTCCGGCGCACCGTGCCGGTCTCCAGCCCCAAGACGGCGGAGATGACGAAGTTGCTGGAGAACATCTATCGCTGCGTGAACATCGCGCTGGTGAACGAGCTGAAGCTGCTGTGCATGCGCATGGGCATCGACATCTGGGAGGTGATTGAGGCGGCCTCGACCAAGCCCTTCGGCTTCCAGCCGTTCTATCCAGGCCCCGGCCTCGGCGGGCACTGCATCCCGGTGGATCCCTTCTATCTCTCCTGGAAGGCGAAGGAGTTCGACTTCCAGACCAAGTTCATCGAGCTGGCCGGGGAAGTGAACACGTACATGCCCTACCACGTGGTAGAGGCGGTGTCGCGGGCGCTGAACCAGCATCGCAGGTCGCTGAACGGGGCACGGGTACTGATTCTGGGTGTCGCGTACAAGAAGGACGTGGACGACCTGCGTGAATCGCCGGCTCTGGTGATCATCGAGGAGTTGAAGAAGGCGGGCGCCGAGGTCAGCTACAACGACCCCTACTTTCCCAAGGTTGGCCGCGGGCGCCGTTACAACCTGCAGATGACGTGCGCGCCGCTCGAAAAGCTGGACCAGTACGACTGTGTCATCATCATCACCAACCACTCGACTTACGATTTCAAGAGGATCGTCGCCGAGTCGCGGCTGGTGGTGGACACCCGCAACGCCACCAAGGGGATTGATTCTCCGAAGATTGTGCGCTGCTAA
- a CDS encoding PilZ domain-containing protein — protein sequence MFQAQPDRRTEQRFALRLPVIVRSSEGGLKEESSQTRDVSARGAFFFLENRLPEGTPIEMTLTLPSEITLTESIKVRCKGRVVRIFDEAPGGKVGTAVIIEQYDFAHEVHEA from the coding sequence ATGTTCCAGGCACAACCTGATAGGCGTACGGAGCAGCGTTTTGCACTTCGCTTGCCGGTAATCGTAAGGTCTTCCGAGGGGGGCCTGAAGGAAGAATCGTCGCAGACGAGGGATGTCAGCGCGCGTGGTGCATTCTTCTTCCTCGAGAACCGCTTGCCGGAAGGAACTCCCATCGAGATGACCCTCACGCTGCCTTCCGAAATCACACTTACCGAAAGCATCAAGGTCCGCTGCAAGGGCCGTGTGGTGCGCATCTTCGACGAGGCGCCGGGGGGCAAAGTCGGCACCGCCGTGATCATCGAACAATACGACTTCGCGCACGAAGTGCACGAGGCCTAG